In Arachis stenosperma cultivar V10309 chromosome 1, arast.V10309.gnm1.PFL2, whole genome shotgun sequence, one DNA window encodes the following:
- the LOC130944935 gene encoding expansin-like B1 has translation MELKHQLGLLCVILLLPALSIATNNDYCPLNSYKNSRASYYGTRDGYGTPSGACGFGEYGRMVNDGKVAAVSSGLWKGGSGCGACYQVKCKVPTLCKVNGVTVVATDYGEGDRTDFILSPRAFESLGVSLNASKELKKYGTLDIAYKRVPCNGKIVIKIHESSSNPGYFAMVLLSHGGLYDVTSVEFWEDSRKQWSPLRRAYGAVFDYANPPRGPLFLRFQVTGCYGAYWQKLNKPIPANWQPKMIFNF, from the exons ATGGAGCTTAAGCACCAACTTGGTCTTCTTTGCGTTATATTGCTTTTACCAGCACTAAGCATCGCCACTAATAATGACTATTGCCCTTTGAATTCTTATAAGAACTCTAGGGCATCCTATTATGGCACCCGTGATGGTTATGGGACTCCAA GTGGAGCATGTGGATTTGGCGAATATGGAAGAATGGTCAATGATGGCAAGGTTGCAGCGGTATCTTCTGGGCTATGGAAAGGTGGAAGTGGCTGCGGTGCATGCTATCAG GTTAAATGTAAAGTACCAACATTGTGCAAAGTCAACGGGGTAACCGTGGTGGCAACAGATTATGGTGAGGGAGACAGAACAGATTTCATACTGAGTCCACGCGCTTTTGAGAGTTTGGGTGTGAGTCTTAATGCATCTAAAGAGCTCAAAAAATACGGTACTCTTGATATTGCATACAAGAGAGTTCCTTGCAATGGCAAGATTGTTATTAAGATCCACGAAAGTAGCAGCAACCCTGGATACTTTGCTATGGTGCTTCTCAGCCATGGTGGATTATACGATGTCACTAGTGTTGAATTCTGGGAG GATTCACGCAAACAATGGAGTCCATTGCGTAGAGCTTATGGGGCAGTGTTTGACTATGCTAACCCACCAAGGGGTCCACTCTTCTTGAGGTTCCAAGTGACTGGTTGTTATGGAGCTTATTGGCAAAAACTAAATAAACCTATCCCTGCTAATTGGCAGCCGAAAATGATTTTTAACTTTTGA
- the LOC130976518 gene encoding uncharacterized protein LOC130976518, whose amino-acid sequence MKSVAESRLHIPEKYKFLIWLSLHNAIPTAEFRLGRGLALSSTCHRCQNGSESILHCLRECPSAKEVWTLLDLYSDNSNLHDWLYRGARSGDAFLFFSTIWWIWRSRNHDLFNIDDSWSASKVVSLIRSSVREFYIIFAMHQSLSPPSLCLHWVPPPIHSVKLNCDASWFAPSGYAGFGYIIRNPDGCWLKGCTGKVEVCSVLFAELYAIWRGLLLAWESEFREVICETDCLEALFLVNQRMLSKDIPEWDLAKHIQEVMNWNWRVSILLIQRTANSVADCMAKAAASVADIHSNWSQPWSELQHLIDLDMTLAN is encoded by the exons ATGAAATCGGTCGCTGAATCG CGTCTGCATATTCCTGAGAAGTATAAGTTCTTGATTTGGCTCAGTCTTCATAATGCTATTCCTACGGCAGAGTTTCGTTTGGGTCGTGGTTTAGCTTTATCTAGTACCTGTCATCGGTGTCAGAATGGTTCTGAATCCATTCTTCATTGTCTTCGGGAGTGCCCTAGTGCCAAGGAGGTCTGGACCCTTTTAGACCTGTATTCAGATAACTCGAATTTACATGATTGGCTCTACAGAGGTGCAAGGAGTGGAgatgcttttcttttcttttcgacCATCTGGTGGATTTGGAGAAGTAGGAATCATGACTTATTTAATATAGATGATTCATGGAGTGCTAGTAAAGTGGTGAGTTTGATTCGTAGTTCAGTAAGGGAGTTTTACATTATTTTTGCTATGCATCAATCTCTGTCTCCTCCTTCACTTTGTTTGCATTGGGTTCCACCTCCAATTCATTCTGTTAAATTGAATTGTGATGCTAGTTGGTTTGCTCCTTCTGGCTATGCTGGTTTTGGTTATATTATTCGCAATCCTGATGGATGTTGGTTGAAAGGTTGCACTGGAAAAGTCGAAGTGTGCAGTGTTCTTTTTGCTGAATTGTATGCAATTTGGAGAGGTTTACTTCTTGCTTGGGAGAGTGAATTTCGTGAGGTTATTTGTGAAACAGACTGTTTAGAAGCTCTTTTCTTGGTAAACCAAAGAATGCTTAGTAAGGATATTCCGGAATGGGATTTGGCAAAGCATATTCAGGAGGTTATGAATTGGAATTGGAGAGTCTCTATTCTTTTAATTCAGAGGACTGCAAATAGTGTTGCAGATTGTATGGCTAAAGCAGCTGCTTCTGTCGCGGACATTCACTCGAATTGGAGCCAACCATGGAGTGAACTTCAACATCTAATAGATTTAGATATGACCCTAGccaattaa